CCTCGCCCGTGCCGCGCAGGCTGATCGCGGCGCGTGCCGGCTCACCCGCGGCTAGCGCCTGGGCGGCCGGTTCACCATAGCGCCCGTCGCGTCCATTGCGCACCACCTGCGGCGTGTAGATGCTGCGCAGCCCGTTGGCCGCCGCCACCTGGCGCTGGCGCGTGGTGAAGGCCGGCGTGGCGAAGCGGTCGACCCAGCCGAGCGAATCCCAGTAGCCCACATGGAAGGCTTCCACCACCGCCTGCTCCTGCGCGGCCTGGGCCTTGAGCGAAGACAGCCAGCGGTCGGCCGGCGGGCAGGAACTGCAGCCTTCCGAGGTGTAGAGCTCGATCACGGGCGCCAGCGCGGCGCCAGACTGGGCCGCGCAGCCGTTTTGCATGCCCAGGACGCTGGAAGTCCAGGCGCACAGGACGATGGCTGCTATTGAATTCGTAGCGTTTCGCATGAATCAGGCCTCCGGCGTCAAACCACGCCATGCCGCTTGGTCGGGCCGGGCGGCCCGCTCTTACATCCGCGAGTTACATCCGCGAGGCGCGGCGCCGCACGCGCTCGCGCACGCGCCCCCACCAGCGCTTGAGGTGGGCCTTGAGGCGCCGCCCCTGGCGCCAGAAACTGGTCTGCCGCACTTCGTCGAGCAGGCGGTCCTTCCAGTCCTTCCAGCGCGGGTACCAGCGCGCGAACCAGTCGAGCTTCATCAGCGCCGGCTGCGTGAGCTGGAACAGCCGCGCCACGACGGCCGTGCCCAAGCCCTTGGCGCCGAGCAGCAGCATCAAGCCCAGCGTCTTGTGGCCGGTGCCGAACAGGTAGACCGCCAGCAGCTTGATCGGCACCAGCGCCAGCACCGGCAGGCCGAAGATCAGCAGCGCGGCCCAGGGGGGAAGCCGTTCGATCCGGCGTTCCAGCCAGGCCCACAGCGGGAGTCTGGCCAGCCGCGCGAGCAGGCCGGCCAGGAGCTCCCAGCCCCATTCCTCGAACAGCAGGACGAGGGCCAGCACCGGGGTGAGCAGCAGGCGCAGGGCGCGGCGGATGGTGGGCATGGTCCTCGCAAGGCGGGTGGGCTATGCGGGCAGTGTAAACACGGCCCGGAAACCGCGGTCCTGCCTGCGGCGGCCCGCACGGGTATTCTTGGACACCCATGCCAGAACTCATCGACACCGCGGCCTCTGCCCACCCGGGCGCCCCGAACTGGGTGGTCGCCTGCCTGTGCGCGCAATGGTGCATCACCTGCCGCGACTACTGCACCGCCTTCGACACCGTGGCCCGGGCCGCACCCGCCGGCACGGCGTTCGTGTGGATCGACATCGAGGACGACAGCGACTGGATGGGCGACGTCGAGGTGGAGAACTTCCCGACGTTGCTGATCGCGCGCAATGCCGCGGTGCCCGAGGTGCATTTTTTCGGCCCCATGCTGCCGCACGCGCAGCAGCTCACGCGGCTTCTGGCCAGCACGCAAGCCAACAACACGCCGCTGCGCGGCGTGGACGCCCCGGTGCAGGAACTGGCGCTGCGCCTGCAGGCGGTGGCCGCGCCGCGCTAGGCCGGCCCAGCTTTGCCAAGCCTCCACCAAAGAGGGGATGCGGCGGCGCCGCTTTCGGCCTATCGTGCAGGCCACGGGCGGCCGCCGGCGCCGCCCGCATCGGAGGCCGCCATGGAAGACACCCCGCGCCAGCTCATCGTCCTGTGCGATGGCACCAACAACAACCTGACCGGCGGCCGGGCCGACACCAACGTGCTCAAGCTGCTGCACCGCCTGCCGCCGGGCGATGCGCGCCAGCAGGTGTTCTACGACCCCGGCGTCGGCAACCCGGGCGAGCTGCCCTCGGCCACATTGCTCGACAGCCTCAGCCGGCGCCTGGAGCGCATCGCCGGCCTGGCCTTCGGGCGCGGCGCCTACGAGAACATGGCCGAGAGCTACGCCTTCCTGATGCGCCACTACCAGCCCGGCGACCAGATCTACATCTTCGGCTTCTCGCGCGGCGCCTTCACGGCGCGCGCCGTGGCCGGCATGGTCAACCAGTTCGGGCTGCTGCGCCCGGGGCTGGAGAACATGCTGCCCACGCTGCTGCACGTCTACTTCTCCTCGCGCAAGGGCAGTGCCCGCAAGGCCCAGGTGGCCGCCGTGTCGGCGCAGATCCGCAGCCTGTTCACCGATGCCCAGCGCCGCGAGGTGTGGGTGCATTTCACCGGCGTGTGGGACACCGTGGCGTCGATCGGCTTTCCGCCGTTCACGCGCCAGATCACGGGCTCGCCCACCATCGCCGGCAAGCGCATGCGCCACGTGCGCCAGGCGCTGGCGCTGGACGAGCACCGCCGGCCGTTCGAGCCCCGGCTGTACCTGGAGGACAACATCTTTCCCGCCAACGCCGAGGGCCAGACGCTCAAGCAGGAATGGTTCAGCGGCGCGCACTGCGACGTGGGCGGCGGCTACGCCGGCGCCGAGGCGGCGCTGTCGGACCAGACGCTGGACTGGCTCGCGCGGGAGGCCGCCGAGCAGGGCCTGCGCCTGGCGCCGCCCGAGGCCGCCGATCCGGCCCGGCAGCGCATGGTCCATTGCGAAACCTGGGGCACGCCGTGGTGGGCCATCGCGGGCCTGTGCGTGCGCGACCCGCGCCACGCCGCGGACGAGAACGGCCGCCGCCATGCCATCGCGCCCGTAGCCGGCCCCGCTCCGGCACAGACATCGGCGCAGGCACCCGCGCTGCGCTATCCCAAGGACACGATCTGGCGGCGCGCGCGCCGGGCCGCTGCGCCGCTGCTGGCGGGCGGCGCCATGGTGCTGCTGTGGTTGGCCATGGGGCTGTGCTTGGCCGGGGGCCTGGCCGGCCCGGGCCTCGGGGATGGGTTCGGTGCCGCCGCAGTGGCCAATGCGGCTTTCGCGGCCTGGCAGCTCTGGCCGTTCGACAGCATCGGCCTGATCCTGCCGAACCCGGAGGTGGCGACCAAGACCGCGCTGGCGCTCGATCTGGCCTTCATCGCGGCCTACGGCTACCTGCTGGCCTGGCTGGCGTCGCGCGGGTTTGCCGCGCTGGCGGGCCTGCGCGGCATCGCCAGTGCGCGCCGGCCGCTGCTCAACTTTCTGGGCTACGGGCTCACGGTGCTGGTGGCGGCCGACCTAGCCGAAGACCTGGCCACGCTGCTGATCCTGCTGTTCCAGAACCATTGGTACGGCTGGCTGCTGGGCCTGCTGGGGCTCGCCATGGCCGCGGCCTCGCTGGCCAAGTGGCTCGGCCTGCTGCTGACCCTGGTGCTGCTCGCCGCGGGGCTGGGGGCGCAGCTCTGGCACCGTAGCCAACGGTAACCAGAAGCGGCCGGGCCGCCGCCGGGCCTGTGGCACACTCGCGGCCTTCGGTCTTTTTCACGGGCCGGCACCAGGCCGGCGCTTCTCATCCGCATGCAGAACATCATCCGGCAGATCGCCGCAGAAATCAGGGTTTCGGAACAACAGGTGAAGGCGGCCGTCGAGCTGCTGGACGGCGGGGCCACGGTGCCCTTCATCGCGCGCTACCGCAAGGAAGTCACGGGCGGGCTGGACGACGTGCAGCTGCGCGAACTCGAATACCGCCTGGGCTACCTGCGCGAACTCGAAGACCGGCGCACCGCCGTGCTCAAGGCCATCGACGAGCAGGGCAAGCTCACGCCCTTGCTGCGCGCGGCCATCGAAGCCGCACCGACCAAGCAGGAGCTCGAAGACCTGTATCTGCCGTTCAAGCAGAAGCGCCGCACCAAGGGCCAGATCGCGCGCGAATTCGGCATCGAGCCGCTGGCCGATAAGCTGTTCGCCGACCCGACGCTGGACCCGGCCGCCGAGGCCGCCGCCTTCACCCGCCCGCCCGAAGTGCTGGACGACGGCAAGCCCGGCGCCGATTTCTCCACCGTGCCCGCGGTGCTGGACGGCGTGCGCGACATCCTGTCCG
This Variovorax terrae DNA region includes the following protein-coding sequences:
- a CDS encoding DUF1223 domain-containing protein; the encoded protein is MRNATNSIAAIVLCAWTSSVLGMQNGCAAQSGAALAPVIELYTSEGCSSCPPADRWLSSLKAQAAQEQAVVEAFHVGYWDSLGWVDRFATPAFTTRQRQVAAANGLRSIYTPQVVRNGRDGRYGEPAAQALAAGEPARAAISLRGTGEEAFEAMVTPLDASAPWSAYWTVTEHGHSSRVKAGENAGEFLQHDFVVRQYVPAGDYRGPARLTLRTLAADAQHPRRINLVVFEPRTGRPLQALSLGC
- a CDS encoding thioredoxin domain-containing protein, yielding MPELIDTAASAHPGAPNWVVACLCAQWCITCRDYCTAFDTVARAAPAGTAFVWIDIEDDSDWMGDVEVENFPTLLIARNAAVPEVHFFGPMLPHAQQLTRLLASTQANNTPLRGVDAPVQELALRLQAVAAPR
- a CDS encoding T6SS phospholipase effector Tle1-like catalytic domain-containing protein, giving the protein MEDTPRQLIVLCDGTNNNLTGGRADTNVLKLLHRLPPGDARQQVFYDPGVGNPGELPSATLLDSLSRRLERIAGLAFGRGAYENMAESYAFLMRHYQPGDQIYIFGFSRGAFTARAVAGMVNQFGLLRPGLENMLPTLLHVYFSSRKGSARKAQVAAVSAQIRSLFTDAQRREVWVHFTGVWDTVASIGFPPFTRQITGSPTIAGKRMRHVRQALALDEHRRPFEPRLYLEDNIFPANAEGQTLKQEWFSGAHCDVGGGYAGAEAALSDQTLDWLAREAAEQGLRLAPPEAADPARQRMVHCETWGTPWWAIAGLCVRDPRHAADENGRRHAIAPVAGPAPAQTSAQAPALRYPKDTIWRRARRAAAPLLAGGAMVLLWLAMGLCLAGGLAGPGLGDGFGAAAVANAAFAAWQLWPFDSIGLILPNPEVATKTALALDLAFIAAYGYLLAWLASRGFAALAGLRGIASARRPLLNFLGYGLTVLVAADLAEDLATLLILLFQNHWYGWLLGLLGLAMAAASLAKWLGLLLTLVLLAAGLGAQLWHRSQR